The sequence below is a genomic window from Thioalkalivibrio sp. ALJ12.
TCACCTCGGGCTCGCTACCGGAGGTGGCGGACTTCGTCGACGCCCTGTATGCGCGCGTCATCACCGCCGGTACGCACAAGGCCGAGAGCATCCGTGTCGCCGAGGCCGCCAAGGTGATCGAGAACACCCAGCGCGACGTGAACATCGCCCTGATCAACGAGCTGGCGCTGCTGTTCGAGCGCCTGGGCCTCGATACGGAAGCGGTCCTGCAGGCCGCCGGGACCAAATGGAACTTCCTGCCGTTCCGGCCCGGCCTGGTGGGCGGGCACTGCATCGGGGTGGACCCGTACTACCTGACCCACAAGGCCCAGGCCGTCGGGCACCACCCGGAGATGATCCTGGCCGGGCGCCGCGTGAATGACGCGATGGGGGCGCACATCGCGGACGCGACCATCCGGGCGCTGGTGCGCAAGGGGATCAATCCGGTGGGGGCGCGCATCCTGCTGATGGGCCTGACCTTCAAGGAAAACTGCCCGGACCTGCGCAATACGCGCGTGATGGACATCTACCATACGCTGAGCGGGTACAACACGGAGGTCGTCGTGTTTGATCCCTGGGTCGACCCGGAGGAGGCCGAGCACGAATACGGCATCACCCCGATCACCGCGCCTCCCGAGGCGGACTCGTTTGACGCCATCATCGTGGCGGTGCCCCACCAGGCGTTCCTGGACATGGGAGTGGAAGCGATCCGTGCACTCGCGCACCCGCAAGCGGTCCTGTTCGATGTGAAATCGGTCTTCCCTCGCGAGGCCAGCGACCTGCGCCTGTGACCGCGCGGGCCGCTACCGGGCTGCCGGCCCGACGCCTTCGCGCCGCCCCGGATTGGCCTCGTAGCCGCCCGCGTAGGCCCCGAATCGGGGCTGACTGCGATCGCGGTCGTTGTAGTCGCGACCCAGACCGGGAGGTAGAGGACTTTGGAACTCGGGCAAACCTTCGTACCCCGGCATCCCTTCCAGCGGGAACAGATCGAGCTCCGCAAGCGGCCCGCGCGGGCGCACCAGGTAGGCCGAAGCCCGTTCGAAGCCGGCCTCGTGGTTGATTTCCGTTTGCGCCGTGCGCGCGGCATCAATCGCGGGGTCGGCGAAGACCGCATTCCCGGCAATGACCTGTTCATAGCGCCGATCGCCGGGAACCAGTCGTATCCCGAACTCTCGTGCGACCACGGTGTTGTGGACGATCAGGACATCCTTCGGGATGTGGTTGTGCGGCTGCACGATCAGGGCACTGCCGGCATCGTTGAAAAACAGGTTGTTGTACAGGGCCAGACGGCCTTCGCCCTGAAAGAGGCGCTGGTGGGGGTTCTGGTAGAAGAGGTTGCCGTAGATCCAGTACCAGTCGTGCTGCCCGGGTCCTTCGGGCGGGAAGTGCCCTACCAGCAGGTTGGGCCGCGCGCGATGGCCGCTGCTCGCGCGCTCCGCCTTGCTGAACACATTGTGACGGATGATGGTGGCATGGGGTTCGGTCGGCATCCCCGCACGCGGGGCTCGCGGACGCTGGTGCTTGATCTGCATGTTGTAGCCCAGGGTACGGCCAATGAAGTTGTGCTCGATCAGGCCCGCGACAAACGGCCCCGTACCATCCGGCCGACCGAGATACATGCCGGTGCCGACATCGCGAATGTCGTTGTGGCGGATGGTCCAGTTCCAGGCGGCGGCACGGGTGGTGATGCCGCTGTTGCCCTGCGAACGGTCGTAGCCGCGTATGGTCAGGTGCTCCAGCGTGATGTCGTGGGCGTATTCAC
It includes:
- the tviB gene encoding Vi polysaccharide biosynthesis UDP-N-acetylglucosamine C-6 dehydrogenase TviB, with the translated sequence MHALPSSEEIRLGVIGLGYVGLPLAVEFGRVWPTLGFDIQPGRIQDLKNGIDRTREVEPEDLAAATQLDYTTELGALRACNVFVVTVPTPIDAHRRPDLRPLLGATHTVGQVLKRGDVVIYESTVYPGATEEDCVPILERESGLTHNEDFFTGYSPERINPGDKAHRVTSIKKVTSGSLPEVADFVDALYARVITAGTHKAESIRVAEAAKVIENTQRDVNIALINELALLFERLGLDTEAVLQAAGTKWNFLPFRPGLVGGHCIGVDPYYLTHKAQAVGHHPEMILAGRRVNDAMGAHIADATIRALVRKGINPVGARILLMGLTFKENCPDLRNTRVMDIYHTLSGYNTEVVVFDPWVDPEEAEHEYGITPITAPPEADSFDAIIVAVPHQAFLDMGVEAIRALAHPQAVLFDVKSVFPREASDLRL